A genomic region of Deinococcus aquaedulcis contains the following coding sequences:
- a CDS encoding pilus assembly FimT family protein, translating into MTTPPFTPDQSQQGFTLVELLITIGVLSILLGVAAMTLLPWLRAQQVRTDISELAADFNLYRTKTLSEGQVYRITLSTDRYVVERQLTKTTWATAETYVFRRARLNLSSVATQYVFLTTGILEAAQNNVMSSNTTVVGSDGKTSVALRVTALGFTRIL; encoded by the coding sequence GATCAGTCCCAGCAAGGCTTCACGCTGGTCGAGTTGCTGATCACCATTGGCGTGCTGTCCATCCTGCTGGGCGTGGCGGCCATGACGCTTCTGCCCTGGCTGCGGGCCCAGCAGGTACGCACTGACATCAGCGAACTGGCCGCTGACTTCAACCTGTACCGCACGAAAACGTTGAGCGAAGGGCAGGTGTACCGCATTACGCTTTCCACTGACCGCTATGTGGTGGAACGGCAGCTTACGAAGACCACCTGGGCCACAGCTGAGACTTACGTATTTCGCCGCGCCCGCTTGAACCTAAGCAGCGTGGCTACGCAGTACGTTTTCCTGACCACCGGCATTCTGGAAGCTGCCCAGAACAATGTGATGTCAAGCAATACCACGGTGGTGGGCAGCGACGGTAAGACCAGTGTCGCCCTGCGTGTCACGGCCCTGGGCTTCACGAGGATTCTATGA
- a CDS encoding PilW family protein gives MSRSTPALPAEAAASRQAGFTLLELLIASAITLVILGAASSMLMTTARVQTLEQERVPLQATVRSSLEMMAYDLRRASDPRVLYTAANVPNDLKSAVSTNTVLTLTVTDAAGYFTIPEPGGYPNSKSFSQNSVTDVNSPNSEGKFCDEVFRGDDWALVTVGSQGARWVQTHQSNPCTGNDRNRTPGAPGNIKLNHNQYPLSGMTWAPDGAISKVWVIQYYLGTETISGQSVPTLYRKIDSQAAQVVAYHISGMRLEYSVDGVTFTTTPNAIPNVVRVTLTGQEARAQTNGTRRTYALTNTVFMRKATQNAAP, from the coding sequence GTGTCACGGTCTACACCCGCTTTACCCGCTGAGGCTGCGGCAAGCCGTCAGGCTGGGTTTACCCTGCTGGAACTGCTGATTGCCTCGGCCATCACGCTGGTGATTCTGGGCGCTGCCAGCAGCATGTTGATGACCACCGCCCGCGTGCAAACCCTGGAGCAGGAGCGGGTGCCACTGCAGGCGACCGTACGCAGCAGCCTGGAAATGATGGCCTACGACCTGCGCCGCGCCTCAGATCCGCGTGTGCTCTACACGGCTGCCAACGTCCCCAATGATTTGAAGAGTGCGGTCAGCACAAATACGGTGCTGACCCTGACGGTGACTGACGCCGCCGGGTATTTCACCATCCCCGAGCCCGGCGGTTATCCGAACAGTAAGTCCTTCTCCCAGAATTCGGTCACCGACGTGAATTCACCTAACTCAGAGGGAAAGTTCTGTGATGAGGTCTTTAGAGGCGACGACTGGGCCCTCGTCACCGTTGGCTCACAGGGCGCGCGCTGGGTGCAGACGCATCAGTCAAATCCCTGCACCGGTAATGACAGGAACAGGACGCCCGGTGCCCCTGGCAACATCAAGCTGAATCACAACCAGTACCCTCTGAGCGGCATGACCTGGGCTCCTGACGGCGCCATTTCCAAGGTATGGGTCATTCAGTATTACCTGGGGACGGAAACCATCAGTGGTCAGAGTGTGCCCACGCTGTACCGCAAGATTGACAGCCAAGCAGCGCAGGTGGTGGCCTATCACATCTCTGGCATGCGCCTGGAGTATTCGGTGGACGGCGTGACCTTTACCACCACCCCCAATGCGATTCCCAACGTGGTGCGCGTGACCCTGACTGGTCAGGAAGCGCGTGCTCAGACGAATGGCACGCGGCGCACCTACGCCCTGACCAACACTGTCTTTATGAGGAAGGCGACCCAGAATGCAGCGCCCTGA
- a CDS encoding DUF4900 domain-containing protein, whose protein sequence is MQRPEMTPQTHGFALVSALAVMTLVLLITFTLVTTSTSELFQTNSSQGLVRARALAEASVAQATATLVNDGVTQVNTVLKPYVDAFASSGKDAASEDIVPVSAYGTVETQLNSTVKSNASVTAPDGGGSAQGGVVFDNFRLDKASRNKEGQTYYVDYELSGTGTSGKHQRNVETTGTLRLVLGRQYLNQYVLLADDGGFNQGTCWMSGGRQFCSGGGFFGTGNTFDGPVHFNKNVAFRGNPRFNYGVTVASPTNFMYDCVARAYQVTANQTTGCTTPDYGSYGKQHVSDTVPLPTNAFSQARAALGLNAGLTGALTNREICQAIGQNQNCTPASGVYVPRSGSTVTGGIFIQGDAQDVQLSVNGQNQVYTVTSATGVVTRIEVNYGSNTTTVTTGNQVTNLTGVPNGQLYANGSIRSLRGPARTGAVSSPSPASPPVQVPPALAAESKLNIASSGDVRIQGDLTYTEDPRTVPDAKNVLGIISGSGNVLVGTGAPNDIYIMGSILAGGSGKGLLVEGIDNPSVVYGARGKLNLLGSLAENTDPLRAITSGSQTVKGYDDNFSYDKRFLNGGAVPPYFPATTKFTATTFWPKQNTWDEK, encoded by the coding sequence ATGCAGCGCCCTGAGATGACCCCCCAGACCCACGGCTTCGCGCTGGTCAGCGCCCTGGCCGTCATGACCCTAGTGCTTTTGATCACCTTCACGCTGGTGACCACGTCCACCAGCGAACTGTTCCAGACCAACTCCAGCCAGGGCCTTGTGCGGGCCCGTGCGCTGGCTGAGGCCAGTGTGGCGCAGGCCACGGCCACTCTGGTGAACGACGGCGTGACCCAGGTGAATACGGTGCTCAAGCCGTACGTAGACGCCTTTGCCTCCAGCGGCAAGGACGCGGCCAGCGAGGATATTGTGCCGGTGTCGGCGTACGGAACAGTGGAAACGCAGTTGAACAGCACCGTCAAGAGCAATGCGAGTGTGACGGCCCCCGACGGCGGTGGCAGTGCCCAGGGCGGCGTGGTGTTCGACAATTTCCGCCTGGACAAGGCCAGCCGAAACAAAGAAGGGCAAACCTACTATGTAGATTACGAGCTCAGCGGCACTGGCACCAGCGGCAAACACCAGCGCAACGTGGAAACCACGGGAACCCTGCGGCTGGTGCTGGGCCGTCAGTACCTGAATCAGTATGTGCTGCTGGCCGATGATGGCGGCTTTAACCAGGGCACTTGCTGGATGTCCGGCGGCAGGCAGTTCTGCAGTGGTGGCGGGTTCTTCGGAACAGGTAATACGTTCGATGGGCCAGTGCACTTCAATAAAAATGTGGCTTTCCGTGGCAACCCTCGCTTTAACTATGGTGTGACGGTCGCCTCGCCTACCAACTTTATGTATGACTGTGTGGCCCGCGCCTATCAGGTCACTGCCAACCAGACCACAGGCTGTACCACCCCTGATTACGGCAGCTACGGCAAGCAGCATGTGAGTGACACTGTGCCGCTGCCCACCAATGCTTTCTCGCAGGCCCGCGCGGCCCTTGGTCTGAATGCGGGGCTGACTGGCGCGCTGACCAACAGAGAAATCTGTCAGGCGATTGGGCAAAACCAGAACTGCACGCCGGCCAGTGGTGTTTATGTACCTCGTTCGGGCAGCACCGTGACTGGGGGCATCTTTATCCAGGGTGACGCCCAGGATGTGCAGCTGAGCGTCAATGGTCAGAATCAGGTGTATACCGTGACCAGTGCGACTGGCGTGGTGACCCGTATTGAAGTGAACTATGGCAGCAACACCACCACGGTTACCACAGGCAATCAGGTGACCAACCTGACCGGGGTGCCAAACGGCCAGTTGTATGCCAATGGCAGCATTCGTTCGCTGCGTGGCCCCGCGCGGACTGGTGCTGTGTCTAGCCCCTCTCCCGCCTCCCCCCCTGTCCAGGTGCCGCCCGCGCTGGCAGCCGAATCAAAGCTGAACATTGCCTCCAGCGGCGACGTCCGTATTCAGGGCGACCTCACCTATACGGAGGACCCGCGCACCGTCCCTGATGCCAAGAATGTGTTGGGGATCATCAGTGGAAGTGGCAACGTGCTGGTCGGAACGGGGGCGCCCAACGATATCTACATCATGGGCTCAATTTTGGCTGGGGGCAGCGGCAAGGGTCTGCTGGTGGAGGGCATTGACAACCCGTCCGTGGTCTATGGCGCGCGGGGCAAGCTGAACCTGTTGGGCTCGCTGGCCGAGAATACTGACCCACTGCGCGCGATTACTAGTGGGAGCCAAACCGTCAAGGGCTACGACGATAACTTCAGCTACGACAAACGTTTCCTGAACGGCGGCGCGGTGCCTCCCTATTTCCCGGCCACCACCAAGTTCACCGCCACCACCTTCTGGCCCAAGCAGAACACCTGGGACGAGAAGTAA
- the obgE gene encoding GTPase ObgE: protein MAFRDVLKIEVAAGNGGDGSMSFHRAKYMEKGGPDGGHGGRGGSVILRAIEGVESLERLVGKRKFKAPNGAYGEGRLRQGADGEDIYIDVPVGTTAFDEDTGRAIADLVRVGQEKVIARGGSGGRGNSTFASSTRQAPRFAELGTPGQKRRVRLELRLIADVGLVGYPNAGKSSLLAALSRANPAIADYPFTTLSPILGVVDRLDAHGQPLDERFTLADIPGIIEGASEGKGLGLEFLRHISRTRVLVYVLDVTRDPVGELRQLQAELQAYDPTLLEQVALVALNKVELTDEDLAVMVEDELAQFGLPVIRVSAKGGQGLPELREALFQMLPDRELWAQTHALDIEPDTVAEEPLRVVFREDPPARGVGIVTTGQPERVWEIHGGGFEERIVRFSRYMEEAAEYLGAVFKRQGLYNALKRAGAREGDTVEIGTFRFEYFDDEEGRRG from the coding sequence GTGGCGTTCCGAGATGTTCTGAAAATTGAGGTGGCCGCCGGCAACGGCGGGGACGGCAGCATGTCCTTCCACCGCGCCAAGTACATGGAAAAGGGTGGCCCAGACGGCGGCCACGGCGGCCGAGGCGGCAGCGTGATCCTGCGCGCCATTGAGGGCGTCGAGAGCCTGGAGCGGCTGGTGGGCAAGCGCAAATTCAAGGCCCCCAACGGCGCCTACGGCGAAGGCCGCCTGCGCCAGGGGGCCGACGGCGAGGATATTTACATTGACGTGCCGGTGGGCACCACCGCCTTTGACGAGGACACCGGGCGCGCGATTGCCGACCTTGTGCGGGTGGGGCAGGAAAAGGTGATTGCGCGCGGCGGCTCTGGCGGACGCGGCAACAGCACCTTTGCCAGCAGCACCCGTCAGGCCCCCCGCTTTGCCGAGCTGGGCACCCCGGGCCAGAAACGCCGCGTGCGCCTGGAACTGCGCCTGATTGCCGATGTGGGGCTGGTGGGCTACCCCAACGCGGGCAAGAGCAGCCTGCTGGCGGCCCTCTCGCGGGCGAACCCGGCGATTGCCGATTACCCCTTTACCACCCTTTCCCCCATCCTGGGCGTGGTGGACCGCCTCGACGCGCACGGCCAGCCGCTGGACGAGCGCTTCACCCTGGCCGACATCCCTGGCATCATCGAGGGTGCCAGCGAGGGCAAAGGGCTGGGGCTGGAATTCCTGCGCCACATCAGCCGCACGCGCGTGCTGGTGTATGTGCTGGACGTAACCCGCGATCCGGTGGGCGAACTGCGCCAGTTGCAGGCCGAGCTGCAGGCCTACGACCCCACACTGCTGGAGCAGGTGGCCCTGGTGGCCCTGAACAAGGTGGAACTGACCGACGAGGACCTCGCCGTGATGGTGGAAGACGAACTGGCGCAGTTTGGCCTGCCCGTGATCCGGGTGAGTGCCAAGGGCGGCCAGGGCCTGCCGGAACTGCGCGAGGCCCTCTTCCAGATGCTGCCTGACCGTGAGCTCTGGGCCCAGACGCACGCCCTGGACATTGAGCCGGACACGGTGGCCGAGGAGCCGCTGCGGGTGGTCTTCCGCGAGGATCCGCCCGCGCGCGGGGTGGGCATCGTGACCACTGGGCAGCCCGAACGGGTCTGGGAGATTCATGGGGGCGGCTTTGAGGAGCGCATTGTGCGCTTCTCGCGCTACATGGAAGAGGCCGCCGAGTACCTGGGCGCTGTCTTCAAGCGCCAGGGCCTGTACAACGCCCTTAAACGCGCCGGCGCCCGCGAAGGCGATACGGTGGAAATCGGCACCTTCCGCTTTGAATACTTTGACGATGAGGAAGGGCGGCGGGGGTAA
- the rpmA gene encoding 50S ribosomal protein L27: MAHKKGVGSSKNGRDSNPKYLGVKKFGGEQVLAGNILVRQRGTKFKAGPNVGMGRDHTLFALESGKVVFTNRGTKGRFISIEVPTETAAD; the protein is encoded by the coding sequence ATGGCACACAAGAAAGGCGTCGGCTCGTCCAAGAACGGCCGTGACAGCAATCCCAAGTACCTGGGCGTGAAGAAGTTCGGCGGCGAGCAGGTGCTGGCCGGCAATATCCTGGTGCGCCAGCGCGGCACCAAGTTCAAGGCTGGCCCCAACGTGGGCATGGGCCGCGACCACACCCTGTTTGCCCTGGAAAGCGGCAAGGTCGTGTTCACCAACCGTGGCACCAAGGGCCGCTTCATCAGCATTGAAGTGCCCACCGAAACCGCCGCTGACTGA
- the rplU gene encoding 50S ribosomal protein L21 has translation MFAIIQTGGKQYRVQEGDVIRVESLKGEAGDKLDLTPIFVGGEQATFGEAAGKFTVSAEVVEHGRGPKIYVRKYKSGIQYRRRTGHRQDYTAIKILGIKG, from the coding sequence ATGTTTGCAATCATTCAGACCGGCGGGAAGCAGTACCGCGTGCAGGAAGGCGACGTGATCCGCGTCGAGAGCCTGAAGGGCGAGGCCGGCGACAAGCTGGACCTGACCCCCATCTTTGTGGGCGGCGAGCAGGCAACCTTCGGTGAAGCGGCCGGTAAGTTCACGGTCAGCGCCGAAGTGGTCGAGCATGGCCGTGGCCCCAAGATCTATGTGCGCAAGTACAAGAGCGGCATCCAGTACCGCCGCCGCACCGGCCACCGTCAGGACTACACCGCCATCAAGATTCTGGGCATCAAAGGCTGA